The genomic region CAAAAAATATACCATTTTGTAATTAATCGACCGACAACCTATTTtagtatataatttttttataatattgaggTAAAAAACCGTATCATGTAATTGataaaaacacaaaagaaaagcGGAGTTAAATCTAATTTATAAAAGTGGGTGAAGAGATTCGAGCCCTCTCAAAAACTTTTAACAAATTCTGTTACTTTCTCACTTAACTCTAAACTTTTAAGTAATTGAAATTCAAATGGGTAACTAAATTATTTAACTAATTAAGGCGTAACTCTCCCACTACAAATACCCTCTTTTCTTTACATCACACCATTCTCCTGCCTACTTACCTTGTTTTCTTCCATCTTTGAAATACAAGAACCCTAAATAATCTCAAGCCATGAATCCCACACTGGCCACGTTATCATCACCATCCCTCTCTTTTCTTCCCTTGAAACCACTTTCTTCCCCTTCATTCCTCACTTTTCCTTTTCCCAAACCCCTCAGGCTTAGGGCTTCTTCTGCAAATTTTGATGCCATTCCCGTTTCTAAACCTAACAACAATGGCCAATCCCTCTCCCAAAAGCTTCAATCATTTGCCAAAACCGCTGTTTTGGTCGGTGCCACAAGTTTGATGATCGGGAAATTCTCCAACTTCCCTGCCAAAGCCGATTCTCTACCGGCAACGACTGAACAAGAACCTGCAGTTCAAGAAAACGAACAACTGAAAACCCAAAGCCCAAAAGAAACTTCACCGTTTTCTGAGTTTCTGGGATCTAATGACGAAGCTATTGCGGCATTACAGTCGCTTTTGCAACAGAAGCTCGAAAACGGCGAAGACGAAGAAGCGCTGAGTATCTTGAACCGATTGGTTTCTGCACAACCAGATGTTATTGATTGGAAATTCTTGTTAGGGAGGCTGTTGGGGGAAATGGGTCAAACGGAGAATGCACGTAAAGTGTTTGAGGAAATTCTTCAGTCGAATCCGCTCTCTTTCGAAGCTTTGTTCGAGAATGCGTTATTGATGGACCGTTGTGGGGAAGGCGAAGCCGTGATCAGGAGGTTAGAAGAGGCTTTAGCCAGGGCCCAAGAAGAGAAGAAAGTCAAAGAAGCTAGGGATGTTCGATTCATAATGGCGCAGATACAGTTCTTGCAAAAGAACGTGGACGAATCTTTGATGAGTTACCAGGAATTGGCCAAAGAAGATCCAACTGATTTTAGGCCGTATTTTTGTCAAGGTATCATATATAGCTTGCTTGATAGGAATGCTGAAGCTAAAGAACAGTTCGCAAAGTATAAGGAGCTTTCACCAAAGAAGTTTGAGGTGGATGGATACTTAAGGACATCTTTATCGAGAATGAAACTGTTTGGGACCAGTGAGGAGAATTGAGTTTTGGGGGTTTCCCATATTTTCTGGCATTCAGGTGGGTATACAGTTCATGGGGGTATTACCCTTTTTTCTAAAAACTTCTCCAGTAGTGTTTCATTTAGGCCTTTAAAACCTTGTTGAAAACGGTCCAAGTGATATTGGAACTTCTATGCAAGTGTCAGAGCATACTTAACAGAAATAAAGAGATGAAACTTGaaacttttttttattaaagGAATTAGTTGTTTTGGCAGTTTTAGGCTCCAATGATATTCTCAAGTTGCTTGGTTTTACTATTATTTCTTGCTTTTTGGTCTCTTTAATTGGAACAGTTCGTTAGCATGATTGTCATTTGTTTAGGCTTTATATAATAGATTATTTACATAATGGCATTAGAGTAAAGGTTTCTTGCTTTTGTATAAGGCAATAAAATTGAGAATCTACTGAGAGGTTGCTGTTCAAAAAGTACATTTTAAACCCAAGTCAGATTATTGATTTCAAGTCATACCAGAAGTTCTACCATAACTTTCAACTAATAAAAGATCAAGCAAAAGTATGCTATATGCAGCCACTGTGAATATAGATAGGTGATATGCCCTCTAGAATTTCAGGAATGCTTATCTACTCTGGTTTTTGGCCTCCACTCTTCTTGTTTTTTCTTAGAATTATTGTTCCCTTGGGGTTTCGAACTGACAGTGACTTTTGAAGCTGGCTTCTTGCCCTTACTACTTTTCTCCCCCGTACAACTTCTCTCTTCCACGTCACAATGGTCACGAGTTTCATCAGATGCATGATTTTCATGATTCTCCAAAAAATATAGCTGCCATAGAAAGGGCACCATTGTAGACCACCCTGAAGCAGCTCCTCGCAAACAGCACCAATTATAGGAATGCTGCTTTCAAGTTTCAGTTTTTTggaaaagaaatggagaaagcaGCAGGGACTTTTCACTAATCATGTGTAAAATGACATCTTTCAACTACATATGGGACAAACATTGAATGAAATTGACCTTGGTTCTAGTTGACTATGGAGTCGCTTCATTAAATCAAACATGTTGATTGCATCCCTTGAAAAGTTGTCAGGTTTCTTCTGCAAACATTCTTTTATACCAGCAtctatgatgaaaacaaagtttccTGAATATAGCTACAAAATACAGAAAATAATAAATGATGAAACAAGCTGAAATAACAATAAGCATGATCTGAACAATGAAACAATACTAGGCATATAAAATACATGGAAAACAGTAAGACATTGGACCTCTTCTAAACATTACCCTCAATTTCGAAACATATGAGATAATGGTCCTTTGATCTTTGATACTATCCACTGCCTGTAATGCTTGAACAAGTTCCCAAAAATGACCATGATTAAACTGCATATCACTGTCATTTTGATTCTGCATATTCAAGTCTTGATCTGACAGAGAAACTGAGCTTGAAGATGGAACAACCTCTGAGCTCGTCTCTTCATCGTAAGTGGCTGGAGGAAATACTTCACCAGAGAAACCTACAGTTTGATATTGATTGCTTCCTGCTTTCAACTTTGCAACTTTTGCTGCCTCCCAATAACTTCCCTGATTTCTTCCTCTAAAGATAAGTCCTCAAAACGCATTAAGGACTGCTGCCTCCAATAAGTTCCCTCATTCTTCTTTGATTTCTGGGTCTGCGTAGATTTCACCTTCCCAAATGACTTTTTAAAGTTATCACTGAAACGAACCTGAGGTCATGGTAAATAGAAAGAATATAATTTACCATTTAATATAAAATGCACATTGCATCTCATGCATAGTTATCTTTGATAACAAGGTTTCATGTTGAACGTAAAAAATTCAACCAGGAATTCATGGAAAGTAGGAAACAAAAGTAACTTCGATACAACAAGTAGAATGACAGCTAGTTTTAATCAGTATAGAAGTTACATTCTGATTAAATAAGTCATCAAGCTGACAAAAATCTTTATTGGCATCTAAAATAGCTTTAGCCAATTCCCTATCTCCATCAGAATTAAAGAAACAATGTCGCACCTCTGCATCACGAACTAAACCCTGCCAAACAGATTCACGTTTGGCCGGTGTTGTTCCATCCCCCAAAATCCGGAGGCAGTGCCTGAGAAGTCATTGAAAACCCAGAAATATATTGCAACCTATCACAGAATTGCAAAAACTACCGAGACATGAAAAAGGCAAATCCAAGGAAATACCTAACCCTTGTAAGAGCAACATTAGTTCTTTGATAATTGGATACAAAACCAATTGCTCCCGAACTATTGGATCTCACAGTTGATATTATTATAATATCTTCCTCACCACCCTGGAACCCATCAACTGACTTCACCTTCACTGCAAAGCCATCAGTTTTTTCATACTTCCTACCAAGTTTCTCCTGAATTGCAACAACCTGAGAAGCATAGGGAGATATTATACCAATGCTGAGCCTCTTTCTTGAGCCCTTCCATGCTGTAAGCAAAAGCAACAAGAATTCAAAAGGGCATATGCCAGTAAACTAAATATCCACATACAATAAATAGACTCATGGTAATTACCTTTGAACAGAGTTTGAACCAACCTCTCCAAGACAGCTACCTCAACCATATTTTTATGGCTACACCAAGAACCATCCTCTTCTTCATTTATAAAGGAGAAGGGACCAAACATAGGCCATggaagattgttagaattaagtgacccgaatccttatttaaataaaatactgtggtaaaataaaataaaagaagaatccatttaggattacacttcttttattttatttttagaataaggttttttaaaccttattaaatatcatctatttgatattgattagaataaggtgtttcagtcttactaaaatatggctttacaaggctataaatagacatagtctattcctcttgtaaagaattcgaattcaacatagtgaattttctacTCCTCTGCcagtggttttttcccgaaagggtttccacgtaaatatTTTTGTGTAttcttgattttattttattttattttttcacaaattggtattcgAGCTTTCGGGTTATTCATCtcaatcacggtaatggcgtctttgaaatatgaaattccgctgttggatcgcaacaccagatttgcgttgtggcaaattaaaatGCAAGCAGTTATTGCGTAGATGGATCttgaggatgccctgctagggataaataagatgccttcgacattaacagatgaagagaagaagcgtaaggatcgaaaggcgttaacacaattacatctgcatttgtccaacgaaattttgcaggatgtgatgagaccgctgctgcattatggaagatgctagaacaaatatgtatgtcgaaaactctaacaagcaagttttATATGAAGTAGCGTCTTTATgttcatcgtttggaggaaggtgcgtctgtacacgaacacttaacagtgtttaaataaattctctcaaacttggaggccatggaggttcagtatgataagaaagatctagggttgattctactttgttcgttgctcccatcttattcaacctttagagacacgattttatatagacgcgagtctctcacagttgatgaggtttatgattctttgacctcgtatgataagatgaagcatattGTGGTTAAACTCGACTTTCAGGgaaagggtctcattgttcgtgggagacaagatcagaatgctgatgatgatcgtggaaggacacaggaacggaatcctcgtgataaatctaagggtagatcaaagtcttcaaacagaggtaaaacttacaacttctgcaagaagaaagggcacattaaatctgagtgttataagctacagaataaaattaaaaggggggctgcgaatcaaaagggaaaacaaccagaaaattccggtgaagttaatgttgtagaagactacagcgatggtaaacttctagtcgcttctatcaatgattctaaagtaagcgaggagtggatacttgattcaggctgcaccttccacatgattcccaatcgagattggtttacaacttacgaaacaatgACTGAATGTGTTGTTTTAataggaaataatgcttcgtgtaaaatcacaggtgttggaacaattaaagttaagatgtttgatggagttgtcagaacacttagtgacgtacgacatgttccataattgaaaagaaatttaatctcattgagtactcttgattcaaaagggtacagatacacagctgaaagtgggattTTAAATATTTCCAAAGGTTCTCTTATTGTGAtaaaagggcaaagaaagactgtcaagttatatattttgcagggttctactgttactggtgatgcagctgtcgcttcctcttccttgttagatgatgatattactaaacttcggcatatgcgcctagggcatatgagtgag from Gossypium arboreum isolate Shixiya-1 chromosome 1, ASM2569848v2, whole genome shotgun sequence harbors:
- the LOC108476604 gene encoding protein SLOW GREEN 1, chloroplastic, producing MNPTLATLSSPSLSFLPLKPLSSPSFLTFPFPKPLRLRASSANFDAIPVSKPNNNGQSLSQKLQSFAKTAVLVGATSLMIGKFSNFPAKADSLPATTEQEPAVQENEQLKTQSPKETSPFSEFLGSNDEAIAALQSLLQQKLENGEDEEALSILNRLVSAQPDVIDWKFLLGRLLGEMGQTENARKVFEEILQSNPLSFEALFENALLMDRCGEGEAVIRRLEEALARAQEEKKVKEARDVRFIMAQIQFLQKNVDESLMSYQELAKEDPTDFRPYFCQGIIYSLLDRNAEAKEQFAKYKELSPKKFEVDGYLRTSLSRMKLFGTSEEN